The following are encoded in a window of Lates calcarifer isolate ASB-BC8 linkage group LG20, TLL_Latcal_v3, whole genome shotgun sequence genomic DNA:
- the inpp5kb gene encoding inositol polyphosphate 5-phosphatase K: protein MVTWNVATAEPPEDVTSLLQLDVQPPTDLYVIGLQEVNATPVRFISDLLAEDSWSHIFMDTLAPRGFVKVTSVRMQGLLLLVFAKQFHLPFIRNIQTTYTRTGIFGYWGNKGGVSVRFSFYGHMVCFLNCHLAAHMNYALQRVDEFEYILDMQDFDISDTPHILDHKVVFWFGDLNFRIADHGLHFLRSSITSGRLNLLWNKDQLIMMKKKEQFLQEFEEGPLNFKPTYKFDRNSDTYDTSGKKRKPAWTDRILWRIKPKPLPSEDDDEKASTSTHDEQDEYPILVSQDKYTSDMSYGVSDHKPVIATFSLELRKCFDTQLVHISPVGVWSADQDALLNYTVQEDFMSSTWDWIGLYKVGFKSASDYETFAWVREDDLPETNEVIQISVDKDEIPLLGGQYVLGYYSTNMQSIIGLSANFQILESRRAVMEGLVPENVNGLNK, encoded by the exons ATGGTGACCTGGAACGTGGCCACAGCAGAGCCTCCCGAAGACGTCACCTCTTTGCTGCAACTAGATGTCCAACCCCCCACAGATCTCTATGTGATTGG cctgcAGGAGGTGAACGCCACCCCTGTGAGGTTCATCTCGGACTTGTTAGCAGAGGACTCCTGGAGCCACATCTTTATGGACACACTGGCACCAAGAGGATTTGTGAAG GTCACATCAGTGAGGATGCAGGGCTTGCTGCTGTTGGTTTTCGCCAAACAATTTCACCTCCCATTCATCAGAAACATCCAGACCACCTACACCCGCACCGGCATCTTCGGCTACTGG GGTAATAAAGGAGGAGTGTCCGTGCGTTTTTCCTTCTACGGCCACATGGTGTGCTTCCTCAACTGCCACCTAGCAGCTCACATGAACTACGCTCTGCAGCGCGTTGACGAGTTTGAGTACATCCTGGATATGCAAGACTTTGACATCAGCGACACCCCACACATCCTGGACCACAA GGTGGTGTTCTGGTTTGGCGACCTGAACTTCCGTATCGCAGACCATGGCTTGCACTTCCTCCGCTCGTCCATAACCAGCGGACGGCTAAATTTACTGTGGAACAAAGACCAG CTTATCATGATGAAGAAGAAGGAACAGTTCCTGCAGGAATTTGAGGAAGGGCCATTAAATTTTAAACCCACCTACAAGTTTGACCGTAACTCCGACACCTATGATACCAG CGGCAAGAAGCGGAAACCAGCCTGGACAGATCGGATCCTCTGGCGCATCAAACCCAAACCCCTCCCatcagaggatgatgatgagaagGCATCGACTTCTACACATGATGAACAAGATGAGTATCCAATCCTGGTCAGCCAGGATAAATACACCAGTGACATGAGCTACGGGGTCAGTGACCACAAGCCTGTCATTGCAACCTTCAGTCTGGAG CTGAGGAAGTGTTTTGACACACAACTGGTGCACATCTCTCCTGTGGGTGTATGGAGCGCTGACCAGGATGCGCTTCTTAACTACACTGTGCAAGAGGACTTCATGTCCTCCACATGGGACTGGATTGGCTTGTACAAG GTGGGATTCAAGAGTGCATCCGACTATGAAACCTTTGCTTGGGTTAGAGAGGATGACCTGCCAGAGACAAATGAAGTCATACAG ATATCTGTGGATAAGGATGAGATCCCTCTGCTAGGTGGACAGTATGTTTTGGGTTACTACAGTACAAACATGCAAAGCATCATCGGCCTCAGTGCCAACTTCCAG ATCCTGGAGTCAAGGCGTGCTGTTATGGAAGGCCTCGTTCCTGAGAACGTCAACGGGCTCaacaaataa
- the pitpnab gene encoding phosphatidylinositol transfer protein alpha isoform, producing the protein MLIKEFRVILPISVEEYQVGQLYSVAEASKNETGGGEGVEVLKNEPYEKEGEKGQYTHKIYHLQSKVPSFVRMLAPASALNIHEKAWNAYPYCRTVITNEYMKDNFLIKIETWHKPDMGHQENVHGLDAETWKKVDVVYIDIADRGQVEPKDYKPEEDPCRFKSVKTGRGPLGPDWKKDLPNRTDCPHMCAYKLVTVKFKWWGLQNKVENFIQKQEKRLFTNFHRQLFCWIDKWIELNMDDIRRMEEETRKELDEMRVKDPVKGMVAIED; encoded by the exons ATGCTCATAAAGGAATT TCGAGTGATTCTTCCTATCTCTGTGGAGGAG tACCAGGTTGGCCAGCTGTACTCTGTGGCCGAGGCCAGTAAGAATGAGAcgggtggaggagaaggagtgGAGGTGCTAAAAAATGAGCCCTacgagaaagagggagagaagggacagtacacacacaaaatttacCATTTGCAGAG TAAAGTGCCGTCATTCGTCAGAATGTTGGCTCCAGCTTCAGCTCTCAACATCCATGAGAAAGCCTGGAACGCATACCCATACTGTCGCACAg TTATCACT aacGAGTATATGAAAGATAACTTCCTGATCAAGATTGAGACATGGCACAAACCTGACATGGGACACcaagaaaat GTACACGGCTTGGATGCAGAAACCTGGAAAAAGGTGGACGTAGTCTATATTGATATTGCGGACAGAGGCCAAGTGGAGCCAAAG GACTATAAGCCAGAAGAGGACCCTTGCAGGTTCAAGTCAGTGAAGACAGGACGAGGGCCTCTAGGACCAGACTGGAAG AAGGACCTTCCTAACAGGACAGACTGCCCACACATGTGTGCCTACAAACTGGTTACTGTCAAATTCAAGTGGTGGGGCCTGCAAAATAAAGTGGAGAACTTCATTCAAAAG CAAGAGAAGCGTTTGTTCACTAATTTCCACCGTCAGCTGTTCTGCTGGATCGACAAGTGGATCGAATTGAACATGGACGACATTCGTCGCATGGAGGAGGAAACGCGCAAGGAGCTAGATGAG ATGAGAGTGAAGGACCCAGTGAAAGGGATGGTGGCTATAGAGGACTGA